Genomic segment of Paraburkholderia agricolaris:
CCTATAGCGATGCGTACGGGCATGCGGTGAAGCTGCAGGAAGAGCGCGGCCTGACCTTCGTTCACCCGTTCGACGATCCGTATGTGATTGCCGGCCAGGGCACGGTTGCGATGGAGATCCTCAGCCAGCATCAGGGCCCGATCCACGCGATCTTTGTGCCGATCGGCGGCGGCGGACTCGCGGCAGGCGTTGCGGCATACGTGAAATCGGTACGCCCGGAGATCAAGGTGATCGGCGTACAGACCGACGACTCGTGCGCGATGGCCGCCTCGCTGAAAGCGGGTGAACGGGTCACATTGAACGAAGTCGGGCTATTCTCGGACGGCACGGCAGTCAAGCTGGTGGGCGAAGAAACCTTCCGACTGTGCCGTGACTATCTCGACGACGTGCTGCTCGTGAATACCGACGCGCTGTGCGCGGCGATCAAGGATGTGTTCCAGGACACCCGCAGCGTACTGGAGCCGGCCGGCGCGCTGGCCGTGGCCGGCGCCAAACAGTACGCCGAGCGCGAGGGCCTCGAGAACCAGACGCTGATCGCGATCACGTCGGGCGCGAACATGAACTTCGACCGCATGCGTTTCGTGGCCGAGCGTGCCGAAGTCGGTGAAGCGCGCGAGGCGGTATTCGCGGTGACGATTCCCGAGGAACGCGGCAGCTTCCGCCGCTTCTGCGAGCTGGTGGGCACCCGCAGCGTCACCGAGTTCAACTACCGGATTGCGGATGCCAGCTCCGCCCATATCTTTGTCGGCGTGCAGATCCGCAATCGCAGCGAATCGGCGCAGATTGCCGCGGCCTTCGAAGCACACGGCTTCGCCACCGTCGATCTGACTTTCGACGAACTGTCGAAGCAGCATATCCGCTACATGGTCGGTGGCCGCTCGCCGCTGGCGCATGACGAACGCCTGTTCCGCTTCGAGTTTCCGGAGCGGCCGGGCGCGTTGATGAAGTTCCTGTCGTCGATGGCGCCGAACTGGAATATCAGCCTGTTTCACTACCGTAATCAGGGCGCGGACTACAGTTCGATCCTGGTCGGCATCCAGGTGCCAGAGAGCGAGAACCGCGAGTTCGACCGTTTTCTCGCGACACTGGGTTATCCGTACTGGGAAGAGACGCAGAACTCGGCGTACCGCTTTTTCCTCGCGTAAGCCGACGTGGTGAAGGGGCGCAGGAACGGATCGGGGTTTACCTCAATGCCTCGCAAAACCATGTGCCTGGTCGCCGCTCAGCCGGCCAGGCGCGATCGCCGTCTGGGCAACGCCAGAGCGCATTTGCGCGCCATAGGACTGCCCAAACCGATGCGTTCAATATCTCCAAACTAGATAACGCATATCCGCCATATCGCGTTGCGCGATACAGCGCATGATTGTCAAACTGCGTGCAAATCAATCGCCGCATTCAGGAGACAACTCATGCGCACCCAAGTTGGCATCATCGGTGCCGGGCCTGCGGGCCTGCTTCTTTCCCACCTTCTTCATTTGCGCGGCATCGACTCCGTCGTGCTCGAATCGCGTACCCGCGAACAGATCGAATCCACCATCCGCGCCGGTGTGCTCGAACAGGGCACGATGGACCTGCTCACCGAAGCCGGCGTCGGCGCGCGCATGAAGGCCGAGGGCGCGTTGCATCACGGCTTCGAACTGGCTTTCGAAGGCAAGCGCCGCCGCATCGATCTGACCGGACTCACCGGCCATTCGATTACGGTCTACGCGCAGCACGAGGTCATCAAGGATCTGGTCGCCGCGCGCATGGCTGCCGGCGGCGCTTTGCGCTTCGGGGTGACGGATACCTCGCTGCACGGCATCGATACCGACACGCCGTCGATCCGCTATCACCACGAAGGCGAGGCATGCGAACTGCAATGCGACTTCGTGATCGGTTGCGACGGTTCGCAAGGTATCTCGCGTGCATCGATTCCGCAGGCTTTGCGCAAAGACTTCGAACGCGTGTACCCGTTTGGCTGGTTCGGCATTCTGTGCGAAGGGCCGCCGTCGTCGGATGAATTGATCTATGCACGGCACGAGCGCGGTTTTGCGCTGATCAGCACGCGCTCGCAGAACGTGCAGCGCATGTATTTCCAATGCAATCCTAAGGATTCCGTCGACAACTGGTCCGACGACCGCATCTGGACCGAATTGCACGCACGCGTCGATTCGCACGATGGTCAGAAAATCGTGGACGGCAAGATATTCCAGAAGAACATTGTCGGCATGCGCAGTTTCGTGTCGGCCACGATGCAGCATGGCCGGCTCTTTCTCGCCGGCGACGCCGCGCATATCGTGCCGCCTACCGGCGCGAAGGGCATGAACCTCGCTGTCGCCGACGTGCGTGTGTTGACCCAGGCGCTGAACGCGTTCTACGTCGAAAATCGCACGGACCTGCTGGACGGTTACAGCGAAACCGCGCTCAAGCGGATCTGGCGCGCCGAGCATTTCTCGTACTGGATGACGAGCATGATGCACCGTATTGAAGGCGCGTCGCCGTTCGAACAGCAGTTGCAGGTGGCCGAACTCGAATACGTGACCACGTCGCGCGCGGCGGCTACCGCGATGGCAGAGAACTACGTGGGCGTCGCGGCGGTATAGGGCGAATTGATAGCCAGCGTTTATAGAACACGCACCGATGTTTTTTCAGTCAGAGGAGCTGCGCAGCGCCGGAGAAATTCCGGCAAACCCTTGATGGGCAGGCTTTCGCCATTGTAGTGTCAAAAGCAACAGTGAATTCAGGATTGGGGGATTTATCCGTACCCGATCCGCTCCTAGACTTGTTTCATCCGCTGCACTACACGTCATGTTTGCAGCGCGTGCAAGTCAATCTCTGGAGGTGGTTTCATGAAATCGCTCATCAAAGCTGTTGCGTTCGCTGTTGTTTTCGGTGCCCCGATCGCTTCGTTCGCGCAATCGAATCAATCGGTCCCGCAAAACGCGCAGGGCGCGCAAGCGCAGGTTTCCGCACAGCAAGGCGCTCGTCAGGCCGATACCAGCGGTTACGGTTCGGGCAGTCACGGCACATGGCAAGCCGGTCGCGGCAACGATACGACGGTCAGTTCCTATTCGCCGCCGATTTATAACGCGCGCTAAGGGAAAAACGCAGGAACAAGCGAAGGGAATAACGAAATACCTGATTTATCGCAGCGCCGCTGGACACATTCAGCATCTGCGAGTCGACTATAAAAAGCCGGTCATCGAACCTGTTTCGATGACCGGCTTTTTTGCGTGCTCATCGTGCTCATCGTGCGCTTATTGCGCGCGCAACAGGGTCATCTCGTTGCGTAGTAAAGCGCGAAGGTCGTCGTCAGTGGGCCGCGTGCCCCAGTGGCGCGCGCCGGCCACCGATGCAATCGCGATCCACGAGTGAGGTGGAAACCATTCGCGAAGCACGGTGCCGTCCTGACGCAAACACAATTGACCGGTCTGTTCGCTGTATTCGGCGGAAATGACCGCGCCGTCGATGTGTGTGGTTACACGCCTTGGATCGTTGCGTAGCAAATCTTCGCTCCTGCAAAAGATTGGGCGCGAATGCAGGCGTGGGCCAGCCGCGTCAGCGACGCCGCTACGGCCCATGCCTTAGTGATCGCCCCGGCCGTGATCGTCGCCATGGCCGTGCCAATCGCCGTGGTCGCCGCCATGACCGTGCCAATCGCCGTGCGGGCCTTCACGATAGCCGCGTGCGTCGTGCCATTCGCGGTCGCGATGGCGCTCTTCCCACTCGCGTCGCTCCCAGTAGCGGTGGCCGTCGTAATAACGCTCGCCGTACCAGCCAGGACTCACCACGACCACCGGCGGAGCGGGCGCGTAGACCGGCGGCGGGGCATAGACCGGCGCGGGGGCGTAGGCCGCACCTGGAATACCGATGTTCACGCCTACATCGACGTGTGCCAGTGCGACAGAAGATGCGCCGACCCCCAGACCTGCAACGACAGCCATGGACAGCCAGCGGCTTCGTGAATTGCTCATGTTTTATTCTCGGTTTTTAAGATTGAGTGTGGAGTGCGCCACATCGCCGGCGCTTAGGGCGCTTAGGGTGCTTAGTAATGGTCGTGATAGTGGTCGTGATCGTGATAACCGCCCTCGGGGACGACGATGCAGCCGCCCAATGCACTGCCGAGGGTGATCGCCAGCAGGACCAGCGCGAAAATTCGTTTCATGACGATGCTCTCCCTTTTACGTGTGATCGAACTCTACTGAGCAGCGGGATTACCGGTGTGTTCGTGTGTAACAGGACGTGTCGATTTCTTTGCACGTCGGCGTCGTTCATGACAAGGGCAGGGGAAGGGGCGCGGCATGGCGATTAGCCGTTCTGATGGCGAGACGTTGGCGGGCAACCCGTTGAGCACGCTATGGAAAATGTTGAACCCGTGTGCATCCCGCCCACTCGGGCGGCCCGATGCGCGTGCGTATGAACAATTGAAGCAGGCGCGACGGAGCCTGTCTTCGAGCGTATGCAGAGCGGATACATTCAGTTGCAGACTCGCGATGCATCGCGGCATCAGCTTCTCTTAAGGTTTGATCCGTAGCATCCCGCGGGAGTACGCTTGGAACGTGTGCGTACCCTGCACAAATGCGCTCCCCATTCAATCGCTTCACTGCGGCTACATCATTTTCATGACCATGCGATCGGACCCGGCCAGTTTCTCGCGCTATGCATCAGGCTATGACGGCGTAGCCAGGTTTCTCCACTGGCTGGTGGTCTTGCTGATTGCCGCGCAGTTCGTGATCGGTTGGACCATGCCGGATATCCATAAGGGCACGCGGCCCGACGGCCTGATCGCGTGGCACCTCGGTGTGGGTGCAACACTGATTGCAGCGGTGCTGGTGAGAATCGTCTGGCGTCTTACGCACACGCCAGCACCTGCATCGCTTTCGCCTTTTTTCCGTGTCGTTTCAAACATCACGCACGGTCTTCTTTATCTCGCGCTTGTGGTTGTGCCCGTGCTGGGATGGGCCAATGCGTCTTCGCGCGGATGGTCCGTCAAGCTGCTCGGTGTGTTGCCATACCCCGGCATCGCGCCGGTCGGCTCGTCAGTCGGACATGAAATGGGCGATATCCATGGCTATCTGGCCTGGGTGTTGTTCGCGCTGATCGCGCTGCATATCGCGGCAGCGCTGTTTCATCGCCTGGTGCTCAAGGATCAGACGTTGCAGCGCATGCTGCCGTGATTCTGCCGTGATTGTGGCGATTTTGACGTCATCGCATCCGCGCGCGATCGTCATGCCCGAATGCGTGATAAGCACAGAAAAAACAAGTGTTTTACGTGCGCCGTCAACACTGGTTAGATCGAGGCATCGTCCTTGAACCCAGGAGTTGCCTCGCATGTCGAATCTCAGTCTCGCGACGTCCAACGCGTTGGACATTCATCCTGTCACCGGCCGCATTGGCGCGGAAATTCGCGGCGTGCGCCTGTCGGGCCAACTCGAACCGGCAACCGTCGAAGCGATTCGCGCCGCACTGGTGCGCCACAAGGTGATCTTTTTTCGCGGCCAGGCGCACTTGCAGGACGCGGATCAGGAAGCCTTCGCGAGGCTGCTCGGCGACCCGGTTTCGCATCCCACGGTGCCGGTGGTGGATGGCACCGACCACCTGCTCGAACTCGATTCACATCGCGGTGGCCGCGCGAATTCGTGGCATACGGACGTGACGTTCGTCGATGCGTATCCGCAGGCGTCGATCCTGCGCGGCGTGACGATTCCGGAGGTGGGTGGCGACACCGTCTGGGCCAACACCGCCACGGCTTACGACGATCTGCCGCCGCCGCTCAAAGCGCTCGCCGAGCAACTGTGGGCGGTGCACAGCAATGAATACGACTACGCGAGCTATGGCAACGTCGGAGACCGTGGCCGGGATGCCGAAGCGCTCAAACGCTATCGCGAAGTGTTCGTGTCGACGCGCTACGAGACCGAGCATCCGGTCGTGCGTGTCCATCCGGAAACCGGCGAAAAGACGCTGATACTCGGCCATTTCGTGAAGAATTTCGTCGGCCTCACGCCGGCTGCGTCGGCGCATGTGCTGGAATTGCTGCAAGCCTACGTGACGCGACTCGAGAACATTGTGCGCTGGCGCTGGCAGGCAGGCGACGTTGCGATCTGGGACAACCGCGCGACCCAGCACTATGCCGTCAACGACTACGGCGATGCTCACCGCGTGGTGCGTCGCGTGACGCTGAAGGGGGACGTACCGGTCAGTGTCGACGGACGCCGCAGTTTTACGCGCAGCGTCGAGCCGAATCCGGCTGTGAAGGCCGCTTGAATCTCGCGAGGCGTTTCGCGGTTTTAGCTCAAGCCTTCGATAGCGGCTTGCTCATCTGTCGCCGCCTCGCGATAGCCAAGCCGCGCCGAGATCGCGAGCCCCGATTGCTTGAGTAGGGCGACGTAGTGCGATTTCGTGTCGGCGCCGCAGCGCATGGTTGGAAACGAAATCGACAGGCCGGCGATCACGCGGCCAAAGCGGTCGAACACCGGCACCGCGAGACATTGCAGGCCTTCTTCCTGCTCCTCGTTGTCCTCGCCATAGCCTTGCTCACGCACCCGCGGCAGGATGCTGAGCACGGCGTCGGCGCAGGCGAGCGTCTTTTGCGTCGACTTGCGGAATTCCACGTGCGAGAGGACTTCGCGTGCTTCGGCCGGCGGCATCCACGCAAGCAGCACCTTGCCGATTGCCGTACTGTGCAGCGGATTGCGGCGGCCGATTCGCGATTGCATGCGCAGCCCGTAATCGGCGTCGATCTTGTGGATGTAAATGATGGCGTCTTCATCGAACGCGCCGAGGTGGACTGCCTCGCGCGTGACCTGGCCGATATGGCGCATCTCGATGTCGGCCTCGCGCACCAGGTCGACGCTCTCCAGCGCTTTCGCGCCGAGTTCGAACAGGCGAATGGTTAGCCGGTAACGCTCGGTTTCGACTTCCTGGGTCACATAGCCGAGCGCTTTCAGTGTCTGAATTACGCGGTGCACGGTGGTCTTCGACATATCGAGCCGCTGCGACAATTCGCTGATGCCGATCTGTCCGCTGTCGCCGATCGCGCCGAGAATCGCAAAGACCCTGCCGATCGACGAGGCCGACTCGCCCTTGTCGTTGGCGAGGCCACCCGCGCCACCCGCGCCGTCCCCATCTTGCGCGTACGCGCTGTCGTCGCCTCTGCGCTGTTTGCCCATTGCTGCCATTTCCGTCCTTCCCCTGTTGATGCCAACCTGATCAAAAATCGATCATGGCCCTGGCCGAGCGTTCTTCGGCGCCGAGAGGATACCGTGTCCCGCGATCCGTGCAACCCGTGCTCGACCCGTGCTGCTGTCACGCTAGCGCGCAAGCCAGCCGCCGTCTACGGCAAGCGTATGCCCGTGCACGTAGTCCGACGCCGATGAAGCGAGGAATACAACCGGTCCCGCGAGATCCTCCGGCGTGCCCAGCGGCCTGCCGGCACGCGGCTGAGAATTTCTTCGTTACGCTGCGTGTCGCCGCGCAGCGCTGCTGTGTTCGCGGTCGCCATGTAGCCCGGAGCGATCGCGTTCACGTTGATGCCGTGCGCGGCCCATTCATTCGCGAGCAGCCGCGTAAGACCGAGCACGCCGCTTTTCGACGCCGTGTAGGACGCCACGCGTATGCCGCCCTGGAACGACAGCATCGACGCGACGTTGATGATCTTGCCGCCGCTTTGCTGTTGCACGAACTGCCGCGCCACGGCCTGTGAAAGAAAGAACACGCTCTTCAGGTTGACGTCCATGACGGCGTCCCAGTCGGCCTCGCTGAAGTCGAGTGCGTCCTCGCGGCGGATGATGCCCGCGTTGTTCACGAGCACGTCGACGCGGCCAAATGCTTCGACGGCGGCGCGCACGATGTCCTCGACCGGGGCGATCGACGCGAGGTCGGCGCGCACATCCGCGAAGCGGCGGCCGGCCGCCTTGACATGTGCGGGCGTGGCGCCGGCGTCCGCGCGGCTCACGCCGACGATATCGCAGCCGGCCGTGGCAAGCGCGACGGCCATGCCGGCACCGAGGCCCGCATTGCTGCCGGTGACGATAGCGACCTTGCCGGTCAGATCGAAGGTGTTCACTGTGCGTGGGCTCCTATGGTGCTGAGGGTGCCGAGGGTGCCAATGGTGCCTTTCCTGCCGGTCGTATCCGGAGTGGCCAGCATGCCGCGCATCAACGCAGATCGCGCACGGCGAGGTGATCCATATCGCTGAACACCTGATTTTCGCCAACCATGCCCCAGATGAAGGTGTACGCGCGCGTGCCGACGCCCGAGTGAATCGACCAGCTCGGCGAGATCACGGCTTGCTCGTTGTGCACGAGAATGTGCCGTGTCTGGCTCGGCTCGCCCATCATGTGGAAAACGGCTGCGTCGTCGGCGATATTGAAATAGAAATACACCTCCATGCGGCGCTCGTGCGTGTGGCACGGCATCGTGTTCCAGAGGTTGCCCGGCTCGAGTTTGGTCATGCCCATCGAGAGCTGGAAGGTGGGCAATACCTCGGGGACGATGAACTTGTAGATGGTGCGGCGGTTGCTTGTTTCGGGCGCGCCGAGCGTTTCGGGCGAGGCCTGTGCGAGTGAGATCGTGCGGGTGGGATACGTCTCGTGGGCGGGCGCGCAGTTCAGATAGAACTTCGCGGGGCGCGCCGCATCGTCGCTGCCGAATGCAACGGCCTGCGCGCCCTTGCCGATATAGATGGCTTCTTCATTGCGCACCGTGTGGCGCGTGCCGTTCACGTCGACCCAGCCATCGCCGCCGATATTGATCGCGCCGAGTTCGCGGCGTTCCAGCAAGTAGTTGACGCCGATTGCCTTGCCAAGCGAGGCGGGCAGTTCGACCGCGCGCGAGGCCGGCCATACGCCGCCGACGATGATGCGGTCGATGTGACTGTAGGTGAGTTGCAGCGCGTCGCGTTCGAACACCTGCTCGACGAGAAACTGCTTGCGCAATCCCGCGGTATCCAGCGTCTTCGCGTACTCGCTATTGATGCTCTGTCTCACTTCCATTGTTGTGTTCTCCGATCGGATTGGGCGCCCTGGCAGGCCGTATTGCGGTGCCGGTCTGTTCTCGACTGTAGCGCAGATTTTAAATTATGGAACGCTGGTCCGAAAATATTGCAACGCCGCATCAAGAGTAGCAAGGCTTTCAGGCTAACAGCGGGTAAACGATGAGCGGGAAGCTTATCAAAATCGGAACGTTGTTCCTATCGCGGTGCTATATTGCGCCGAAAGGGAGTCGCCCGGCGCAAGAACGGGACATCACCCCGGGTGATCCACCCGATAACTGGACGGAAAGTCCATGGAGGAGGCATGAAGCTCAAGAAGGCCATCGACCGCATTCCAGGCGGCCTGATGCTGGTGCCATTGCTGCTCGGCGCCTGTGTTCATACGTTTGCACCGGGCGCGGGGAAATACCTCGGGTCGTTCACGAATGGCCTGATTAGCGGCACCGTGCCGATTCTGGCGGTGTGGTTCTTCTGCATGGGCGCGACCATCGACCTGCGGGCGACAGGCGTTGTGCTGCGCAAGTCGGGCACGCTGCTCGTGACCAAAATGGTGGTGGCGTGGATTGCCACGATCGTTGCTTCGCACTTCATTCCGATCGACGGTGTCAAGGCGGGCCTGTTCGCCGGCCTCTCAGTGCTCGCGATCACGACGTCGATGGACATGACCAACGGCGGCCTCTACGCGGCGGTGATGCAGCAATACGGCAGCAAGGAGGAGGCGGGTGCG
This window contains:
- the kdgR gene encoding DNA-binding transcriptional regulator KdgR; this encodes MAAMGKQRRGDDSAYAQDGDGAGGAGGLANDKGESASSIGRVFAILGAIGDSGQIGISELSQRLDMSKTTVHRVIQTLKALGYVTQEVETERYRLTIRLFELGAKALESVDLVREADIEMRHIGQVTREAVHLGAFDEDAIIYIHKIDADYGLRMQSRIGRRNPLHSTAIGKVLLAWMPPAEAREVLSHVEFRKSTQKTLACADAVLSILPRVREQGYGEDNEEQEEGLQCLAVPVFDRFGRVIAGLSISFPTMRCGADTKSHYVALLKQSGLAISARLGYREAATDEQAAIEGLS
- the ilvA gene encoding threonine ammonia-lyase, biosynthetic; the encoded protein is MPLHELNQVADAADSVALRHDYLKKILTARVYDVARETELERAPNLSARLSNPVYLKREDNQPVFSFKVRGAYNKMAHIPADALERGVITASAGNHAQGVALSAARMGVKAIIVVPVTTPQVKVDAVRAHGGATVEVVQFGESYSDAYGHAVKLQEERGLTFVHPFDDPYVIAGQGTVAMEILSQHQGPIHAIFVPIGGGGLAAGVAAYVKSVRPEIKVIGVQTDDSCAMAASLKAGERVTLNEVGLFSDGTAVKLVGEETFRLCRDYLDDVLLVNTDALCAAIKDVFQDTRSVLEPAGALAVAGAKQYAEREGLENQTLIAITSGANMNFDRMRFVAERAEVGEAREAVFAVTIPEERGSFRRFCELVGTRSVTEFNYRIADASSAHIFVGVQIRNRSESAQIAAAFEAHGFATVDLTFDELSKQHIRYMVGGRSPLAHDERLFRFEFPERPGALMKFLSSMAPNWNISLFHYRNQGADYSSILVGIQVPESENREFDRFLATLGYPYWEETQNSAYRFFLA
- a CDS encoding 4-hydroxybenzoate 3-monooxygenase, giving the protein MRTQVGIIGAGPAGLLLSHLLHLRGIDSVVLESRTREQIESTIRAGVLEQGTMDLLTEAGVGARMKAEGALHHGFELAFEGKRRRIDLTGLTGHSITVYAQHEVIKDLVAARMAAGGALRFGVTDTSLHGIDTDTPSIRYHHEGEACELQCDFVIGCDGSQGISRASIPQALRKDFERVYPFGWFGILCEGPPSSDELIYARHERGFALISTRSQNVQRMYFQCNPKDSVDNWSDDRIWTELHARVDSHDGQKIVDGKIFQKNIVGMRSFVSATMQHGRLFLAGDAAHIVPPTGAKGMNLAVADVRVLTQALNAFYVENRTDLLDGYSETALKRIWRAEHFSYWMTSMMHRIEGASPFEQQLQVAELEYVTTSRAAATAMAENYVGVAAV
- the kduI gene encoding 5-dehydro-4-deoxy-D-glucuronate isomerase, which produces MEVRQSINSEYAKTLDTAGLRKQFLVEQVFERDALQLTYSHIDRIIVGGVWPASRAVELPASLGKAIGVNYLLERRELGAINIGGDGWVDVNGTRHTVRNEEAIYIGKGAQAVAFGSDDAARPAKFYLNCAPAHETYPTRTISLAQASPETLGAPETSNRRTIYKFIVPEVLPTFQLSMGMTKLEPGNLWNTMPCHTHERRMEVYFYFNIADDAAVFHMMGEPSQTRHILVHNEQAVISPSWSIHSGVGTRAYTFIWGMVGENQVFSDMDHLAVRDLR
- a CDS encoding cytochrome b: MTMRSDPASFSRYASGYDGVARFLHWLVVLLIAAQFVIGWTMPDIHKGTRPDGLIAWHLGVGATLIAAVLVRIVWRLTHTPAPASLSPFFRVVSNITHGLLYLALVVVPVLGWANASSRGWSVKLLGVLPYPGIAPVGSSVGHEMGDIHGYLAWVLFALIALHIAAALFHRLVLKDQTLQRMLP
- a CDS encoding TauD/TfdA dioxygenase family protein — encoded protein: MSNLSLATSNALDIHPVTGRIGAEIRGVRLSGQLEPATVEAIRAALVRHKVIFFRGQAHLQDADQEAFARLLGDPVSHPTVPVVDGTDHLLELDSHRGGRANSWHTDVTFVDAYPQASILRGVTIPEVGGDTVWANTATAYDDLPPPLKALAEQLWAVHSNEYDYASYGNVGDRGRDAEALKRYREVFVSTRYETEHPVVRVHPETGEKTLILGHFVKNFVGLTPAASAHVLELLQAYVTRLENIVRWRWQAGDVAIWDNRATQHYAVNDYGDAHRVVRRVTLKGDVPVSVDGRRSFTRSVEPNPAVKAA